A single genomic interval of Pseudomonadota bacterium harbors:
- a CDS encoding aldehyde dehydrogenase — translation MTQLSHSDWTARAASLRVRHQAFIDGQFTDAVSGECFACVNPATGAVLTEVAACDTADVDRAVAAARRAFDDGRWSQQAPAERKAVLLKLAELIREHVEELALLDSLDMGKLVQDAVTIDAPGSAMFFQWYAEAIDKLYDEVAPTGPGDLALVTREPLGVVGAVVPWNFPLDMATWKCAAALAAGNSVVLKPAEQSPLSALRLAELAQAAGLPDGVLSVVPGFGPTAGKALGLHRDVDCLAFTGSTEVGKYFLQYAGQSNMKQVWLETGGKSPNLVFADAADLDTVADMAAFGIFFNQGEVCSANSRLLVERSIQDALVEKLIERARNTQPGDPLNPASKMGAMVDGSQTDRVMQFIEAGKRTAALVEGGEQVNVNGKGCFVQPTIFNDVSHSDPLAREEIFGPVLSVIPFDTEAEAVQLANDSPYGLAASLWTDNLRRAHRVSGQLRAGTVSVNTVDALSPMTPFGGFKQSGFGRDLSLHSLDKYTALKTTWIKYS, via the coding sequence ATGACGCAACTGAGCCATTCGGATTGGACCGCCAGAGCGGCCTCGCTGCGCGTACGACACCAGGCGTTCATCGATGGGCAGTTCACCGATGCGGTGTCTGGCGAGTGTTTCGCGTGTGTGAACCCGGCGACAGGGGCGGTGCTGACCGAGGTCGCGGCGTGTGACACGGCCGATGTGGATCGAGCTGTCGCGGCCGCGCGGCGGGCCTTCGACGACGGACGGTGGTCGCAGCAAGCGCCAGCGGAGCGCAAGGCCGTGCTGTTGAAACTCGCCGAGCTGATTCGGGAGCACGTGGAAGAGTTGGCTCTGTTGGATTCACTCGACATGGGCAAGCTGGTGCAGGATGCGGTGACCATCGACGCGCCGGGTTCGGCGATGTTCTTCCAGTGGTATGCCGAAGCGATCGACAAGCTCTACGACGAGGTGGCACCGACCGGCCCGGGCGACCTCGCGCTGGTCACACGCGAACCGCTCGGGGTGGTGGGCGCCGTGGTGCCGTGGAATTTCCCGCTCGACATGGCCACCTGGAAGTGTGCCGCGGCACTCGCCGCCGGCAACTCGGTCGTGCTGAAGCCCGCCGAGCAATCACCGCTCTCGGCGTTGCGACTCGCCGAACTCGCGCAGGCCGCAGGCCTGCCGGACGGCGTGTTGAGCGTGGTACCGGGGTTCGGCCCGACCGCCGGCAAGGCACTCGGCCTGCATCGTGACGTGGATTGCCTCGCGTTCACGGGTTCAACCGAAGTTGGCAAGTACTTCCTGCAGTACGCCGGTCAGTCGAACATGAAGCAAGTCTGGTTGGAGACCGGCGGCAAGAGTCCGAATCTGGTGTTTGCCGACGCGGCCGATCTCGACACGGTGGCCGACATGGCGGCTTTCGGGATCTTCTTCAACCAGGGTGAAGTGTGCTCTGCAAACTCCCGTTTGCTGGTCGAGCGCAGTATCCAGGACGCCTTGGTGGAGAAGCTGATTGAACGCGCTCGCAACACGCAGCCGGGCGACCCGTTGAATCCGGCCTCGAAGATGGGTGCCATGGTCGACGGCAGTCAGACCGACCGGGTGATGCAGTTCATCGAGGCCGGAAAACGCACTGCCGCGCTGGTCGAGGGTGGCGAGCAAGTCAACGTCAATGGCAAGGGGTGTTTTGTGCAACCCACCATTTTCAATGATGTGTCCCACAGCGATCCTCTGGCCCGCGAGGAGATCTTCGGTCCGGTCTTGTCCGTCATCCCCTTCGACACCGAGGCCGAGGCCGTGCAACTGGCCAACGACTCGCCGTACGGTCTGGCGGCATCACTGTGGACCGACAATCTGCGACGCGCGCACCGGGTATCCGGACAACTGCGGGCCGGTACCGTGTCGGTCAACACCGTCGACGCCTTGAGCCCGATGACGCCGTTCGGTGGGTTCAAGCAGTCGGGGTTCGGCCGTGACCTGTCGCTGCACTCACTCGACAAGTACACCGCTCTCAAGACCACCTGGATCAAATACAGCTAG
- a CDS encoding FAD-binding oxidoreductase, producing the protein MIAVARQPVDTGVNGWQAILPDRPPRPPLTEAITADLLIIGGGFAGLAALRRFNECAPEATVVLLEASTIGAGPAGRNSGFMIDLPHDLASEDYGGAAQRDSLTIAQNRRAIAFALAQRDALGMPGEAVQPVGKVNGAATAAGERHNADYAAHLASIGEPSESLDAAAMRALTGCDYYRNGLYTPGTAMLQPALYNRLLADGAVESGSGRCRVFEHSGVQQLERVGNDWCARTEGGQVTAPTVILAVNGHVASFGFYQRQLLHVFTYASMTRELSATEVRALGGEPTWSLTPSDPMGTTVRRVNGAGGARIVVRNRFTCDPSMAVSAARIERVGQVHERAFAARFPSLRGVAMQFRWGGRLCLSWNGVSTFSEPEPGLHLACCQNGLGAARGTVAGIAAAERAARVNSELAEQLEAEAAPRVLPPEPFAALGANAVMRWKEFSAGREV; encoded by the coding sequence GTGATCGCTGTCGCACGGCAGCCGGTCGACACCGGGGTCAATGGCTGGCAGGCGATCTTGCCCGATCGGCCGCCCCGGCCACCACTCACCGAGGCGATCACGGCAGACCTGCTGATCATCGGTGGGGGCTTCGCCGGCCTCGCGGCCCTGCGGCGATTCAACGAGTGCGCGCCGGAGGCGACCGTGGTGCTGCTCGAAGCCAGCACCATCGGCGCAGGACCGGCGGGCCGCAATTCGGGCTTCATGATCGACCTGCCCCACGACCTTGCCTCGGAGGACTACGGAGGGGCGGCGCAGCGTGACAGTCTGACGATCGCGCAGAATCGGCGGGCAATCGCCTTCGCATTGGCGCAACGCGATGCCCTCGGTATGCCGGGTGAAGCGGTTCAACCCGTCGGCAAGGTGAACGGCGCCGCGACTGCCGCTGGCGAACGGCACAATGCCGACTACGCCGCGCACCTCGCCTCGATTGGCGAACCGAGCGAATCACTCGATGCGGCAGCGATGCGGGCGTTGACCGGGTGCGACTACTACCGCAACGGGCTCTACACGCCGGGCACGGCGATGCTGCAACCGGCGCTCTACAACCGCCTGTTGGCCGACGGCGCCGTCGAGAGCGGCTCGGGCCGGTGCCGGGTGTTCGAGCACAGCGGCGTGCAGCAGCTCGAGCGTGTCGGCAACGATTGGTGTGCGCGCACGGAAGGAGGGCAGGTGACAGCGCCGACGGTGATTCTCGCGGTCAACGGACACGTGGCGAGTTTCGGTTTTTATCAACGCCAGTTGCTGCATGTCTTCACCTACGCGTCCATGACCCGTGAGCTCAGCGCGACCGAAGTGCGAGCGCTCGGTGGTGAGCCAACCTGGTCTCTGACGCCGTCGGATCCCATGGGCACCACCGTTCGGCGGGTCAACGGCGCAGGTGGCGCTCGCATTGTGGTGCGCAACCGCTTCACCTGCGACCCCTCGATGGCGGTGAGCGCGGCCCGCATTGAACGTGTGGGTCAGGTACACGAGCGCGCCTTCGCGGCGCGCTTCCCGTCACTTCGTGGGGTTGCGATGCAATTCCGCTGGGGTGGTCGTCTCTGCCTGTCGTGGAACGGGGTGTCGACCTTCTCGGAGCCTGAGCCAGGCTTGCATCTGGCGTGCTGTCAGAACGGATTGGGCGCCGCCCGAGGCACCGTGGCGGGCATCGCTGCCGCCGAACGCGCCGCTCGCGTGAATTCCGAGCTGGCAGAACAGTTGGAGGCCGAAGCGGCACCCAGGGTGTTGCCGCCGGAACCCTTTGCAGCGCTTGGGGCCAACGCCGTCATGCGCTGGAAGGAGTTCAGCGCCGGCCGTGAGGTGTGA
- a CDS encoding aldehyde dehydrogenase encodes MTSLTHEEALAIGKGLNLPRTAFIDGGFRAAAGGEQFATRNPATGDTLAEVSACGAEDVDFAVAKAREAFEHGRWSRLAPAERKAVLIRLAKLIKRNAPELAVLESLDSGKPISDCLAIDLPETINTLIWHAESIDKLYDQSAPVGDDALAIIAREPIGVVGLVLPWNFPLLMLAWKIGPALAAGNSVIVKPAEQTPLTALRVAELALAAGVPRGVFNVLPGDGPGCGEPLGLHPDVDMVSFTGSTDTGRRFLRYAADSNLKKITLECGGKNPAIVLDDAEDLDAVAAHLCNAAFWNMGENCSANSRLIVHEKIKDAVLDKLLVHARQWRTGDPLNPSNHLGALIDDAHVAKVTGWLGAGDAVLGGTAEGPFVAPTVFDGVAPGDALAREEIFGPILSVITVASVEEAVAVANDTDYGLAASVFSANGKRALRAARAIRAGTVTVNCYGEGDITTPFGGYKQSGFGGRDNSLHAHDQYTELKTLWVDLTDTSTERL; translated from the coding sequence ATGACAAGCTTGACACACGAAGAGGCGCTGGCCATCGGCAAGGGCCTCAACCTGCCGCGCACGGCCTTCATCGATGGCGGGTTTCGCGCGGCCGCGGGCGGTGAGCAGTTCGCCACGCGCAACCCTGCGACCGGTGACACCCTGGCCGAGGTCAGTGCCTGTGGCGCCGAGGACGTCGACTTCGCCGTGGCCAAGGCGCGTGAAGCCTTCGAACACGGGCGGTGGTCTCGTCTCGCCCCTGCAGAGCGCAAAGCCGTGCTGATCCGGCTGGCCAAGCTGATCAAGCGCAATGCGCCGGAGCTCGCCGTGCTCGAGAGCCTCGATTCGGGCAAGCCAATCAGCGATTGCCTGGCGATCGATCTGCCGGAAACCATCAACACCCTGATCTGGCACGCCGAGTCGATCGACAAGCTCTACGACCAGAGCGCACCGGTCGGCGACGACGCGCTCGCGATCATCGCGCGTGAGCCGATCGGTGTGGTGGGTCTGGTGCTGCCGTGGAATTTCCCGCTGTTGATGCTCGCCTGGAAGATCGGGCCCGCGCTCGCGGCGGGCAACTCGGTGATCGTCAAGCCCGCCGAGCAGACGCCGCTGACCGCCTTGCGGGTCGCCGAACTGGCGCTCGCCGCCGGCGTGCCGCGCGGGGTGTTCAACGTGCTGCCGGGTGACGGCCCGGGCTGCGGTGAACCGCTCGGCTTGCACCCCGACGTCGACATGGTGTCGTTCACCGGGTCAACCGACACTGGCCGGCGCTTTCTGCGTTACGCGGCGGATTCCAACCTCAAGAAGATCACGCTCGAGTGTGGCGGCAAAAACCCCGCGATCGTGCTCGACGACGCCGAGGACCTCGACGCCGTGGCGGCCCACCTGTGCAACGCGGCGTTCTGGAACATGGGCGAGAACTGCTCGGCCAACTCGCGGTTGATCGTGCACGAAAAGATCAAGGACGCCGTGTTGGACAAACTGCTGGTGCACGCGCGCCAGTGGCGCACGGGCGACCCGCTGAACCCGAGCAACCACCTCGGCGCGCTGATCGACGATGCGCACGTGGCCAAGGTCACCGGCTGGCTCGGCGCAGGCGACGCCGTGCTCGGCGGCACGGCGGAGGGCCCGTTTGTCGCGCCGACGGTGTTCGACGGCGTGGCACCCGGTGATGCGCTGGCGCGCGAGGAGATTTTCGGTCCGATCCTGTCGGTGATCACCGTGGCCTCGGTCGAAGAGGCGGTTGCCGTCGCGAACGACACCGACTACGGCCTTGCTGCGTCGGTCTTCAGCGCCAACGGCAAGCGCGCGCTGCGCGCGGCACGCGCCATTCGGGCCGGCACGGTCACGGTGAACTGCTATGGCGAGGGCGACATCACGACGCCCTTCGGCGGCTACAAGCAATCGGGCTTTGGCGGCCGCGACAACTCCCTGCACGCGCACGACCAGTACACCGAACTCAAGACCCTGTGGGTTGACCTGACCGACACCAGCACCGAACGCCTGTGA
- a CDS encoding dihydrodipicolinate synthase family protein encodes MRFEGIYTPLVTAHTSDHRIDHAQTAAVIDYLIDAGVHGIIVAGTTGEYYAQTLQERLEMMAFVHERIGGRVPTIVGTGAIRTEDSIELAVAARDLGANALLVATPPYACPTERENAVHALAIDAAANLPIMLYNYPGRMSSEMGEEYLDRVGRSPNFRAIKESSGDINRVHTLARDYPHIALSCGMDDQALEFFAWGARSWVCAGSNFAPHAHIALYRACAQEGNFDKGRRIMSAMLPLMRVLEQGGKFVQCIKEGLNLRGLPVGPPRRPLMPLNKDEKRELAEVVRVMDRAIDTIEAEST; translated from the coding sequence ATGCGATTCGAAGGCATCTACACACCGCTCGTCACCGCACACACCAGCGATCACCGCATTGACCACGCGCAGACGGCGGCGGTGATCGACTACCTGATCGACGCCGGTGTACACGGCATCATTGTCGCCGGCACCACGGGCGAGTACTACGCGCAGACGCTGCAGGAGCGTCTCGAGATGATGGCCTTCGTGCACGAGCGCATCGGCGGGCGGGTTCCCACCATCGTCGGTACCGGGGCAATCCGCACCGAGGACTCAATCGAACTCGCGGTGGCGGCGCGCGACCTTGGCGCCAACGCGCTGCTGGTTGCGACGCCGCCATACGCCTGCCCGACCGAACGTGAGAATGCGGTACACGCACTGGCAATCGATGCCGCTGCCAACCTGCCGATCATGCTCTACAACTACCCCGGACGGATGTCGTCGGAGATGGGCGAGGAGTACCTCGACCGGGTCGGCCGCAGCCCGAATTTCCGGGCGATCAAGGAGAGCTCGGGTGACATCAATCGCGTGCACACCCTTGCACGGGACTACCCACACATCGCGCTGTCGTGCGGCATGGACGATCAGGCGCTCGAGTTCTTCGCCTGGGGTGCACGCAGTTGGGTGTGCGCCGGCAGCAACTTCGCGCCGCACGCACACATCGCGCTGTACCGCGCGTGCGCGCAAGAGGGCAACTTCGACAAGGGCCGGCGCATCATGTCTGCCATGCTGCCGCTGATGCGCGTGCTTGAGCAGGGCGGGAAGTTCGTCCAGTGCATCAAGGAGGGGCTGAACCTCCGCGGTTTGCCGGTCGGCCCGCCACGCCGGCCGCTGATGCCGCTCAACAAGGACGAGAAGCGCGAACTCGCGGAAGTGGTTCGCGTGATGGACCGTGCCATTGACACCATCGAGGCTGAAAGCACATGA